Proteins found in one Panthera tigris isolate Pti1 chromosome B3, P.tigris_Pti1_mat1.1, whole genome shotgun sequence genomic segment:
- the RPL10L gene encoding 60S ribosomal protein L10-like has product MRRRENVRFLLFKALRVLAVAMGRRPARCYRYCKNKPYPKSRFCRGVPDAKIRIFDLGRKKAKVDEFPLCGHMVSNEYEQLSSEALEAARICANKYMVKSCGKDGFHIRVRLHPFHVIRINKMLSCAGADRLQTGMRGAFGKPQGTVARVHIGQVIMSIRTKLQNKKHVIEALRRAKFKFPGRQKIHISKKWGFTKFKANEFEDKVAKKRLIQDGCGVKYVPNRGPLDRWRALHS; this is encoded by the coding sequence ATGCGCAGGCGTGAGAACGTGCGCTTCCTTCTCTTCAAGGCTCTCCGAGTTCTTGCTGTTGCCATGGGCCGCAGACCAGCTCGTTGTTACCGGTACTGCAAAAACAAGCCGTATCCAAAGTCTCGTTTCTGCCGTGGTGTTCCTGATGCCAAGATCCGCATCTTTGACCTGGGTCGGAAGAAGGCAAAAGTGGATGAGTTCCCACTCTGTGGTCACATGGTGTCTAATGAATATGAGCAGCTCTCCTCTGAAGCCCTGGAGGCCGCTCGAATTTGTGCCAACAAGTATATGGTGAAGAGTTGTGGCAAAGATGGCTTTCATATTCGAGTGCGGCTTCATCCCTTCCATGTCATCCGCATCAACAAGATGTTGTCCTGTGCTGGGGCTGACAGGCTCCAGACAGGTATGCGAGGTGCCTTTGGAAAGCCCCAGGGCACAGTGGCCAGAGTCCATATTGGTCAAGTCATCATGTCCATCCGCACCAAACTTCAGAATAAGAAACACGTGATTGAAGCCTTACGCAGGGCCAAGTTCAAGTTCCCTGGCCGCCAGAAGATCCATATCTCCAAGAAGTGGGGCTTTACCAAGTTTAAGGCTAATGAATTTGAAGACAAAGTGGCTAAGAAGCGACTCATCCAGGATGGTTGTGGAGTCAAATATGTTCCCAATCGTGGCCCTCTGGACAGGTGGCGAGCTCTGCACTCCTGA